One Paralichthys olivaceus isolate ysfri-2021 chromosome 21, ASM2471397v2, whole genome shotgun sequence genomic window carries:
- the LOC109647001 gene encoding microtubule-associated protein tau-like isoform X7, whose product MINNRLIILFPVWRNSSHMNPRLLSKPLFVNQTKVNSFTSTHTHTQCAAACVAPGAVSTSLLTELQAGAKTTFSHGPERNELHQQTSPSFLPHDAATKERCHVPFLQQPDLRLAMDYMNNASNSHGPGDAVTSSLADMSISDQHHQENGVQMGHRSPGDAKMKVRSLAFPSLQPSLVQSFSPFPFPIISGTDRKRCAASGPAAELNATVTDSETQTAAAAAAGGGAASTARPATGVRREVALAGDGSMLAEDGVDFLGAACSEDAGNKTVGECGKKLSDSSWASEDLSCRSEVRRDVEASSRSPELTGAADSHRAISLDASECLTEMSDLSSLVRSTALEDLTSIGDKRLFQGEELVPEQVGDGLAADDAALKSCRDSGTKTVAPESQHAAQTQRLSQSAFDSHSEDLHPANSGRNDRPLTHMPSDDMAENGACDSRPDMSNGSERSSGGAQTTGAAELQKTPPQSSPARKSMVPVAIFKAQAKMDNGSTEKTQTATTPTSAPKRPSVVAKGNKTLASARNGHSSIPIKASSPGPRQPGAGAKFQSPGAKTSVRTAAQPANAKKPPTPKNEKDAMSGQSSPGTPKSPSSQAHSAKSVAEANKVKKIAVVRSTPKSPGSLKSRPPAPLAAAAPIPDLKNVRSKVGSTDNIKHQPGGGKVQVLDQKVDYSNVQAKCGSKDNIKHVPGGGNVQILDKKLDLTNVQARCGSKDNLKHTPGGGKVQILDKKLDLSNVQSRCGSKDNIKHVPGGGNVQIVHKKIDLSTVQSKCGSKDNIRHKPGGGNVEIKNEKLEFKVQSKVGSLGNIGHVPGGGQKRREKGKEAEGSASDSPSLPSPAVTPPQSPQTVPSNTPTLTNPLIKIEDSY is encoded by the exons ATGATAAATAATCGATTGATTATCTTGTTCCCTGTTTGGAGAAACTCATCTCACATGAATCCACGTCTTCTGAGCAAACCTCTGTTTGTAAATCAAACTAAAGTTAATTCATTCacgtctacacacacacacacacagtgtgcgGCTGCGTGTGTTGCTCCTGGAGCTGTGTCAACATCCCTGTTGACCGAGCTGCAGGCCGGAGCCAAGACCACATTTTCACACGGCCCCGAGAGGAACGAGCTGCACCAGCAGACCTCTCCGTCTTTTCTCCCTCATGACGCTGCGACAAAAGAACGCTGTCACGTTCCCTTTCTGCAGCAG CCCGACCTGCGACTGGCAATGGACTACATGAACAACGCCTCCAACAGCCACGGCCCTGGAGACGCCGTGACCTCCTCCTTAGCCGACATGAGCATCAGCGACCAGCACCACCAGGAGAACGGCGTCCAGATGGGACACAGAAGCCCCGGAGACGCCAAAATGAAAG TGCGTAGCCTAGCTTTCCCCAGTCTGCAGCCCTCACTAGTGCAGTCGTTCTCCCCGTTTCCATTCCCCATCATCTCGGGCACAGACAGGAAGCGGTGCGCGGCGTCGGGTCCGGCTGCAGAGCTAAACGCCACGGTTACCGACAGCGAGACGCAAA cagcagcagcagcagcagcaggaggaggagcagcttcGACAG cgAGGCCCGCTACTGGAGTCCGGCGTGAGGTCGCGCTTGCGGGCGACGGATCAATGCTCGCTGAGGATGGCGTTGACTTCCTGGGAGCTGCCTGCTCCGAGGACGCAGGAAACAAGACGGTGGGGGAGTGTGGGAAGAAGCTGAGCGACTCCTCGTGGGCCTCTGAAGACCTcagctgcaggtcagaggtcaggcgGGATGTGGAGGCCAGCAGCCGGAGCCCAGAGCTGACCGGAGCGGCCGACTCTCACAGAGCGATCAGCCTGGACGCCTCCGAGTGTCTGACGGAGATGAGCGATCTCTCGTCTTTAGTCAGGAGCACGGCTTTGGAAGACCTCACGTCCATCGGGGACAAACGCTTGTTTCAAGGGGAGGAGCTCGTCCCTGAGCAAGTTGGCGATGGACTGGCGGCTGATGACGCAGCTTTAAAGTCCTGCAGAGACTCTGGAACCAAAACTGTCGCTCCAGAAAGTCAACACGCCGCTCAAACCCAGCGTCTCTCACAATCTGCATTTGATTCTCACTCAGAAGATCTTCACCCAGCGAACAGCGGCCGGAACGATCGCCCTCTAACCCACATGCCGTCTGACGACATGGCTGAAAACGGGGCCTGCGATTCAAGGCCTGACATGTCTAACGGCTCGGAGCGGAGCAGCGGTGGGGCTCAGACCACCGGTGCCGCCGAGCTGCAGAAAACACCACCCCAAAGTTCGCCAGCCAGAAAGTCTATGGTGCCGGTCGCCATTTTCAAAG CTCAAGCAAAGATGGATAACGGCTCCACAGAGAAG ACTCAAACTGCCACCACACCAACCTCTGCCCCTAAACGACCGTCCGTAGTCGCCAAGGGCAACAAAACACTCGCGTCCGCCCGAAACGGCCACAGCTCCATCCCCATTAAAGCCAGCAGCCCAGGGCCCAGGCAGCCCGGA gCTGGTGCAAAGTTTCAGTCCCCAGGAGCCAAAACTTCAGTGAGAACTGCAGCTCAGCCAG CTAATGCCAAGAAACCTCCCActccaaaaaatgaaaaag ATGCCATGAGTGGACAGAGCAGCCCTGGTACTCCCAAATCCCCCTCGAGCCAAGCACACTCTGCCAAGTCTGTGGCCGAGGCCAACAAGGTGAAGAAGATCGCTGTGGTGCGCTCGACGCCCAAATCCCCGGGCTCACTGAAGAGCCGCCCGCCGGCTCCTCTGGCCGCCGCGGCGCCGATTCCGGACCTGAAGAACGTCAGGTCCAAGGTCGGCTCCACAGACAACATCAAGCACCAGCCTGGAGGTGGGAAG GTACAGGTCCTTGATCAGAAGGTGGATTATAGTAATGTCCAGGCTAAGTGTGGCTCCAAAGACAATATCAAACATGTACCCGGTGGCGGCAAT GTTCAGATCCTGGATAAGAAGCTGGACTTAACTAACGTCCAGGCTCGCTGCGGCTCTAAAGACAACCTCAAGCACACGCCCGGAGGAGGCAAG GTACAAATTCTTGATAAGAAGTTGGACTTAAGCAATGTGCAGTCCCGGTGTGGCTCCAAAgataatataaaacatgtaCCCGGTGGTGGAAAT GTTCAAATTGTGCACAAAAAGATTGACCTGAGCACCGTTCAGTCTAAATGTGGATCGAAAGACAACATTCGTCACAAACCAG GCGGTGGAAACGTGGAGATCAAAAACGAGAAGCTGGAGTTTAAAGTTCAGTCCAAGGTCGGTTCTCTTGGAAACATCGGCCACGTCCCTGGAGGAGGACAGAAAAGG AGGGAGAAGGGGAAGGAAGCCGAGGGGAGCGCCTCAGACAGCCCCTCACTCCCCTCCCCTGCTGTCACCCCCCCCCAGTCACCTCAGACCGTCCCCTCCAACACACCCACCCTGACGAACCCTCTCATAAAGATTGAGGACTCCT ATTGA
- the LOC109647001 gene encoding microtubule-associated protein tau-like isoform X16, translating into MINNRLIILFPVWRNSSHMNPRLLSKPLFVNQTKVNSFTSTHTHTQCAAACVAPGAVSTSLLTELQAGAKTTFSHGPERNELHQQTSPSFLPHDAATKERCHVPFLQQPDLRLAMDYMNNASNSHGPGDAVTSSLADMSISDQHHQENGVQMGHRSPGDAKMKVRSLAFPSLQPSLVQSFSPFPFPIISGTDRKRCAASGPAAELNATVTDSETQTAAAAAAGGGAASTARPATGVRREVALAGDGSMLAEDGVDFLGAACSEDAGNKTVGECGKKLSDSSWASEDLSCRSEVRRDVEASSRSPELTGAADSHRAISLDASECLTEMSDLSSLVRSTALEDLTSIGDKRLFQGEELVPEQVGDGLAADDAALKSCRDSGTKTVAPESQHAAQTQRLSQSAFDSHSEDLHPANSGRNDRPLTHMPSDDMAENGACDSRPDMSNGSERSSGGAQTTGAAELQKTPPQSSPARKSMVPVAIFKAQAKMDNGSTEKTQTATTPTSAPKRPSVVAKGNKTLASARNGHSSIPIKASSPGPRQPGAGAKFQSPGAKTSVRTAAQPANAKKPPTPKNEKDAMSGQSSPGTPKSPSSQAHSAKSVAEANKVKKIAVVRSTPKSPGSLKSRPPAPLAAAAPIPDLKNVRSKVGSTDNIKHQPGGGKVQVLDQKVDYSNVQAKCGSKDNIKHVPGGGNVQILDKKLDLTNVQARCGSKDNLKHTPGGGKVQIVHKKIDLSTVQSKCGSKDNIRHKPGGGNVEIKNEKLEFKVQSKVGSLGNIGHVPGGGQKRREKGKEAEGSASDSPSLPSPAVTPPQSPQTVPSNTPTLTNPLIKIEDSY; encoded by the exons ATGATAAATAATCGATTGATTATCTTGTTCCCTGTTTGGAGAAACTCATCTCACATGAATCCACGTCTTCTGAGCAAACCTCTGTTTGTAAATCAAACTAAAGTTAATTCATTCacgtctacacacacacacacacagtgtgcgGCTGCGTGTGTTGCTCCTGGAGCTGTGTCAACATCCCTGTTGACCGAGCTGCAGGCCGGAGCCAAGACCACATTTTCACACGGCCCCGAGAGGAACGAGCTGCACCAGCAGACCTCTCCGTCTTTTCTCCCTCATGACGCTGCGACAAAAGAACGCTGTCACGTTCCCTTTCTGCAGCAG CCCGACCTGCGACTGGCAATGGACTACATGAACAACGCCTCCAACAGCCACGGCCCTGGAGACGCCGTGACCTCCTCCTTAGCCGACATGAGCATCAGCGACCAGCACCACCAGGAGAACGGCGTCCAGATGGGACACAGAAGCCCCGGAGACGCCAAAATGAAAG TGCGTAGCCTAGCTTTCCCCAGTCTGCAGCCCTCACTAGTGCAGTCGTTCTCCCCGTTTCCATTCCCCATCATCTCGGGCACAGACAGGAAGCGGTGCGCGGCGTCGGGTCCGGCTGCAGAGCTAAACGCCACGGTTACCGACAGCGAGACGCAAA cagcagcagcagcagcagcaggaggaggagcagcttcGACAG cgAGGCCCGCTACTGGAGTCCGGCGTGAGGTCGCGCTTGCGGGCGACGGATCAATGCTCGCTGAGGATGGCGTTGACTTCCTGGGAGCTGCCTGCTCCGAGGACGCAGGAAACAAGACGGTGGGGGAGTGTGGGAAGAAGCTGAGCGACTCCTCGTGGGCCTCTGAAGACCTcagctgcaggtcagaggtcaggcgGGATGTGGAGGCCAGCAGCCGGAGCCCAGAGCTGACCGGAGCGGCCGACTCTCACAGAGCGATCAGCCTGGACGCCTCCGAGTGTCTGACGGAGATGAGCGATCTCTCGTCTTTAGTCAGGAGCACGGCTTTGGAAGACCTCACGTCCATCGGGGACAAACGCTTGTTTCAAGGGGAGGAGCTCGTCCCTGAGCAAGTTGGCGATGGACTGGCGGCTGATGACGCAGCTTTAAAGTCCTGCAGAGACTCTGGAACCAAAACTGTCGCTCCAGAAAGTCAACACGCCGCTCAAACCCAGCGTCTCTCACAATCTGCATTTGATTCTCACTCAGAAGATCTTCACCCAGCGAACAGCGGCCGGAACGATCGCCCTCTAACCCACATGCCGTCTGACGACATGGCTGAAAACGGGGCCTGCGATTCAAGGCCTGACATGTCTAACGGCTCGGAGCGGAGCAGCGGTGGGGCTCAGACCACCGGTGCCGCCGAGCTGCAGAAAACACCACCCCAAAGTTCGCCAGCCAGAAAGTCTATGGTGCCGGTCGCCATTTTCAAAG CTCAAGCAAAGATGGATAACGGCTCCACAGAGAAG ACTCAAACTGCCACCACACCAACCTCTGCCCCTAAACGACCGTCCGTAGTCGCCAAGGGCAACAAAACACTCGCGTCCGCCCGAAACGGCCACAGCTCCATCCCCATTAAAGCCAGCAGCCCAGGGCCCAGGCAGCCCGGA gCTGGTGCAAAGTTTCAGTCCCCAGGAGCCAAAACTTCAGTGAGAACTGCAGCTCAGCCAG CTAATGCCAAGAAACCTCCCActccaaaaaatgaaaaag ATGCCATGAGTGGACAGAGCAGCCCTGGTACTCCCAAATCCCCCTCGAGCCAAGCACACTCTGCCAAGTCTGTGGCCGAGGCCAACAAGGTGAAGAAGATCGCTGTGGTGCGCTCGACGCCCAAATCCCCGGGCTCACTGAAGAGCCGCCCGCCGGCTCCTCTGGCCGCCGCGGCGCCGATTCCGGACCTGAAGAACGTCAGGTCCAAGGTCGGCTCCACAGACAACATCAAGCACCAGCCTGGAGGTGGGAAG GTACAGGTCCTTGATCAGAAGGTGGATTATAGTAATGTCCAGGCTAAGTGTGGCTCCAAAGACAATATCAAACATGTACCCGGTGGCGGCAAT GTTCAGATCCTGGATAAGAAGCTGGACTTAACTAACGTCCAGGCTCGCTGCGGCTCTAAAGACAACCTCAAGCACACGCCCGGAGGAGGCAAG GTTCAAATTGTGCACAAAAAGATTGACCTGAGCACCGTTCAGTCTAAATGTGGATCGAAAGACAACATTCGTCACAAACCAG GCGGTGGAAACGTGGAGATCAAAAACGAGAAGCTGGAGTTTAAAGTTCAGTCCAAGGTCGGTTCTCTTGGAAACATCGGCCACGTCCCTGGAGGAGGACAGAAAAGG AGGGAGAAGGGGAAGGAAGCCGAGGGGAGCGCCTCAGACAGCCCCTCACTCCCCTCCCCTGCTGTCACCCCCCCCCAGTCACCTCAGACCGTCCCCTCCAACACACCCACCCTGACGAACCCTCTCATAAAGATTGAGGACTCCT ATTGA